One stretch of Novosphingobium pentaromativorans US6-1 DNA includes these proteins:
- a CDS encoding YgaP family membrane protein, giving the protein MFKTNVGTLDRLGRIVLGIVLIALVFVGPKTPWGWIGLVPLMTGLLRTCPLYSLLGIRTCKAE; this is encoded by the coding sequence ATGTTCAAGACAAACGTCGGCACGCTGGACCGATTGGGACGTATCGTTCTGGGAATCGTCCTCATTGCCCTCGTCTTCGTCGGACCGAAGACGCCGTGGGGCTGGATCGGCCTCGTCCCGTTGATGACGGGGCTGCTGCGCACCTGCCCGCTTTATTCACTGCTGGGAATTCGCACCTGCAAGGCTGAGTGA
- a CDS encoding transglycosylase SLT domain-containing protein, whose translation MPRVPTYQPGQVGPVQTTRERFQAPSGPGAAGIIAEGLAGLSKLADTQDKINLENDETQSRLALANARVEYSSALDRYKATKLGAARAGQPEFDKGLDEIRKSTLNSATSPRMRQMIEQGLIELDGSARSIGASHAFAESRAETSASFKVEQDSLIDSAVSSDNPAFRDQAGLKLRDSVRRQLQFDGFDEEAMPDAYAVAEKAAMSRMHGGVLDRMFASLDPDLVEVAHYVKAYRDEMTGALYAKTMARMQGPMQDRVASADADYFMGLTPQPAAITDAGGTPTADRLNAITVQSESGGNPDAVSPVGARGLMQVMPATAKDPGFGIRPSNGTPADDVRVGQEYRAVMEKRYGGDLAKMWAAYNWGPGNLDDAIDAYGADWLVHAPKETRDYVAKNVSALGAQATAYAPAARDWSATRQTAYKAIDAAVDRGEISPERAQRAREEIDRRVKTDDGLLADQRKAADESATTILANSGDTFRTSMIPRDTWNALGPDQQIQFQNIEKQLKKSEAPPANSETVVALHRMAAGGRVDQAKFAGLNLAKYKPFMTAGEFDELATAQIKAQQDLNNPKALDLRSNIDSAITRAKKWSGIDVDKDPTEAFRIRRYMEQRAAEESGRREMGDADFDRLFRDATRTVKTTNVFGIGGEKRSSQILSPNFRAQIVRSFRKANGRDPSDDEIEKAWEAMGKPGG comes from the coding sequence ATGCCAAGGGTTCCAACTTATCAGCCCGGCCAGGTCGGCCCGGTCCAGACCACGCGCGAACGCTTTCAGGCACCGTCGGGCCCCGGTGCGGCTGGCATCATTGCCGAGGGCCTTGCCGGTCTCTCGAAGCTGGCCGACACGCAGGACAAGATCAACCTCGAGAATGACGAGACGCAATCCCGGCTGGCGCTTGCCAACGCGCGCGTTGAATATTCTTCTGCGCTCGATCGCTACAAGGCCACGAAACTCGGCGCCGCGCGCGCCGGGCAACCAGAATTCGACAAGGGCCTCGACGAGATCCGCAAGTCCACGCTCAATTCCGCGACATCGCCGCGCATGCGCCAGATGATCGAGCAGGGATTGATCGAGCTGGACGGCTCTGCCCGGTCCATCGGGGCAAGCCATGCCTTCGCGGAAAGCCGCGCCGAGACCTCGGCCAGCTTCAAGGTCGAGCAGGACTCGCTGATCGATTCCGCCGTGTCCTCCGACAATCCTGCCTTCCGCGATCAGGCTGGCCTCAAGCTACGCGACAGCGTGCGCCGACAGCTGCAGTTCGACGGCTTCGACGAAGAGGCCATGCCTGATGCCTATGCCGTCGCCGAGAAGGCTGCGATGTCGAGAATGCATGGCGGCGTCCTCGACCGCATGTTCGCCTCACTCGATCCGGACCTCGTCGAGGTCGCTCACTACGTTAAGGCGTACCGAGACGAGATGACCGGCGCGCTCTACGCCAAGACGATGGCGCGCATGCAGGGACCGATGCAGGACCGCGTTGCCAGCGCCGATGCCGATTACTTCATGGGCCTCACGCCCCAACCGGCGGCCATTACTGATGCCGGCGGCACCCCTACCGCAGATCGACTGAACGCGATAACGGTTCAATCTGAGAGCGGCGGAAACCCGGATGCGGTAAGTCCGGTTGGCGCGCGCGGGCTGATGCAGGTCATGCCAGCGACGGCGAAAGATCCCGGCTTCGGTATTCGCCCGTCGAATGGAACGCCCGCCGATGATGTACGGGTCGGGCAGGAATACCGCGCTGTTATGGAAAAGCGCTATGGCGGCGACCTCGCCAAAATGTGGGCGGCATACAATTGGGGACCTGGCAATCTCGACGATGCTATCGATGCTTATGGCGCCGACTGGCTGGTTCATGCCCCCAAGGAGACGCGAGACTACGTCGCGAAGAATGTTTCCGCTCTCGGCGCCCAGGCTACGGCCTACGCACCAGCTGCGCGCGATTGGTCGGCAACGCGCCAGACAGCCTACAAAGCAATCGATGCTGCGGTTGATCGCGGGGAAATCTCCCCGGAACGCGCCCAGCGTGCGCGGGAGGAAATCGACAGGCGCGTCAAGACTGATGATGGACTTCTGGCTGATCAGAGGAAGGCCGCCGACGAATCTGCCACGACGATCCTTGCAAACTCGGGCGACACCTTCCGCACATCGATGATCCCGCGCGATACCTGGAACGCGCTCGGACCGGATCAGCAAATCCAGTTCCAGAACATCGAGAAGCAGCTCAAGAAGTCGGAAGCTCCGCCTGCCAATAGCGAGACCGTCGTTGCGCTGCATCGCATGGCGGCTGGCGGCCGTGTCGATCAGGCCAAGTTCGCAGGGCTCAACCTCGCCAAGTACAAGCCGTTCATGACGGCTGGTGAGTTCGACGAGCTGGCAACAGCGCAGATCAAGGCGCAGCAGGACCTGAACAACCCGAAGGCGCTGGATCTTCGCAGCAACATCGACAGTGCGATCACACGCGCGAAGAAGTGGTCGGGCATCGACGTCGACAAGGATCCGACCGAGGCCTTCCGTATTCGTCGTTACATGGAGCAGCGCGCCGCCGAAGAATCCGGCCGGCGCGAAATGGGCGATGCCGACTTCGATCGCCTGTTCCGTGACGCGACCCGCACGGTCAAAACGACGAACGTCTTTGGCATCGGCGGAGAGAAGCGCTCGTCACAGATCCTCTCACCGAATTTCCGGGCCCAGATCGTCCGCAGCTTCCGCAAAGCCAACGGTCGCGATCCGAGCGACGACGAGATCGAGAAAGCCTGGGAGGCTATGGGCAAGCCTGGGGGCTAA
- the serS gene encoding serine--tRNA ligase has translation MHDIRLIRDNPAAFDAGLARRGVEPASAQILALDEQRRAVATRMQEGQNRRNEASKAIGKAMGQGDKETAEALKAEVAQLKETLPALEAQEKELSARLQDELARLPNIPVDEVPDGEDETQNVEVAKWGTPREFAFTPKEHADLGPALGLDFETGALLSGARFTFLKGQMARLHRALAQFMLDTQTADNGYMECNVPLLVKDDAAFGTGQLPKFSEDLFQTTDGRWLIPTAEVSLTNAVREQIVDAEALPLRMTALTPCFRSEAGAAGRDTRGFIRQHQFEKVELVTVCKPEESEAEHERMVAAAEGILQALELPYRKVLLCAGDMGATARKTFDLEVWLPGQSAYREISSISNCGDFQARRMNARYKPEGSKKTEFLHTLNGSGLAVGRTLVAVLENYQQEDGSVAVPERLKPWMGGIEKLEPLA, from the coding sequence ATGCATGATATCCGCCTGATCCGTGACAACCCGGCCGCTTTCGACGCCGGTCTCGCCCGCCGCGGGGTTGAACCCGCTTCCGCCCAGATCCTCGCGCTCGACGAGCAGCGCCGCGCGGTCGCGACGCGCATGCAGGAAGGCCAGAACCGCCGCAACGAGGCGTCCAAGGCGATCGGCAAGGCGATGGGCCAGGGCGACAAGGAAACCGCCGAGGCGCTGAAGGCCGAAGTCGCGCAGCTCAAGGAAACCCTCCCCGCGCTCGAGGCGCAGGAGAAGGAACTGAGCGCCAGGCTGCAGGACGAACTGGCGCGCCTGCCCAACATCCCGGTCGACGAGGTTCCCGATGGCGAGGACGAGACGCAGAACGTCGAAGTCGCGAAGTGGGGCACCCCGCGCGAATTCGCCTTCACGCCCAAGGAACACGCGGATCTCGGCCCGGCCCTCGGCCTCGACTTCGAGACCGGCGCCCTGCTATCGGGCGCGCGCTTCACGTTCCTGAAGGGCCAGATGGCGCGCCTGCACCGTGCCCTTGCCCAGTTCATGCTCGACACGCAGACCGCCGACAACGGCTACATGGAATGCAATGTCCCGCTGCTGGTCAAGGACGATGCAGCCTTCGGCACCGGTCAGCTTCCCAAGTTCTCCGAGGACCTGTTCCAGACAACCGATGGACGCTGGCTGATCCCTACCGCCGAAGTCAGCCTGACCAACGCGGTGCGCGAACAGATCGTCGATGCCGAGGCCCTGCCCCTGCGCATGACCGCGCTGACCCCCTGCTTCCGTTCCGAGGCCGGGGCGGCGGGCCGCGACACGCGCGGCTTCATCCGCCAGCACCAGTTCGAGAAGGTCGAACTCGTCACCGTCTGCAAGCCGGAAGAGAGCGAGGCGGAGCACGAGCGCATGGTCGCGGCAGCCGAAGGCATCCTGCAGGCGCTGGAACTTCCCTATCGCAAGGTCCTGCTCTGCGCCGGCGACATGGGCGCCACCGCGCGCAAGACCTTCGACCTCGAAGTCTGGCTACCCGGGCAGAGCGCCTACCGCGAGATCAGCTCGATCTCCAACTGTGGCGACTTCCAGGCGCGGCGCATGAACGCACGCTACAAGCCCGAAGGCTCCAAGAAGACCGAGTTCCTGCACACGCTGAACGGCTCGGGCCTTGCGGTCGGCCGCACTCTCGTGGCCGTACTGGAGAACTACCAGCAGGAAGACGGTTCGGTCGCGGTGCCCGAAAGGCTCAAGCCCTGGATGGGCGGGATCGAGAAGCTGGAACCGCTCGCCTGA
- a CDS encoding DHH family phosphoesterase, with protein sequence MENGQISSASSGTDHDSSANKARAADHLLTTGDPAAPWAPDLIIYHDKCADGIVAAWACWRRWGNRPAYIACNYGHTPPYAEAMGCNVLIVDFSFPADELRAMIEAGAQSIVILDHHKTAQAALAPFQVFADRPERFTPAVAASMINDLQIGGYPPILALFDMNRSGARMAWDFASHFTFTPLLVQLAEQYDLWRFVPGTHSPAEALHVEIQAGDMTVERMEVLDGQLTAGDGPIERGRAILRWKDQLVQEIAARAHLRTVAGVEGVIAVECPYSLVSAVGHYLLDQHPAAPFAAISVSGEKSVTWSLRSHDDRTDVSEVAKSMGGGGHRNAAGFREGKTLNQVCEALAAKVAQQGADLVYQAKMLERVRDGLVFMDELEDEGDRVYFGSSNHADHFRDLDRDIRAWDFERAVVPAEDRDLYAEMRALRAENDRLREMLENPPKHRYWRPGEPDCPPELKAGNGELHTLRCKACGQDNPRDQICRAGLGEQ encoded by the coding sequence ATGGAAAACGGCCAAATCTCGTCAGCCAGTTCCGGAACAGATCATGATTCAAGCGCGAACAAAGCGCGAGCTGCTGACCATTTGCTGACCACGGGCGATCCAGCCGCCCCGTGGGCTCCTGACCTGATCATATACCACGACAAGTGCGCGGACGGAATCGTTGCGGCCTGGGCTTGCTGGCGCCGCTGGGGAAATCGCCCCGCCTACATCGCCTGCAACTATGGCCACACGCCGCCTTACGCCGAGGCCATGGGCTGCAATGTCCTGATCGTCGACTTCTCGTTTCCAGCCGATGAGCTGCGGGCCATGATCGAAGCAGGAGCGCAGTCGATCGTGATCCTCGACCATCACAAGACGGCGCAAGCCGCCCTTGCCCCCTTCCAGGTCTTCGCTGATCGCCCGGAGCGGTTTACACCCGCCGTTGCTGCATCGATGATCAACGACCTGCAGATCGGAGGATACCCGCCAATCCTCGCACTCTTCGACATGAACCGGAGCGGCGCGCGCATGGCGTGGGATTTCGCCAGCCACTTCACGTTCACACCGCTCCTCGTCCAGCTCGCTGAGCAGTATGACTTGTGGCGATTCGTGCCGGGCACGCACTCCCCGGCCGAGGCGCTGCACGTCGAGATCCAGGCGGGCGACATGACGGTCGAACGCATGGAGGTGCTGGACGGCCAGCTCACTGCGGGAGACGGGCCCATCGAGCGCGGCCGCGCCATCCTGCGCTGGAAGGATCAGCTCGTGCAGGAGATCGCCGCACGCGCCCATCTGCGGACCGTGGCGGGCGTCGAGGGCGTGATTGCCGTCGAGTGCCCTTACTCGCTCGTGTCGGCCGTCGGGCACTACCTCCTGGACCAGCATCCAGCCGCACCATTCGCCGCGATATCGGTGAGCGGCGAGAAGTCCGTCACCTGGTCACTGCGCAGCCACGACGACCGCACCGACGTCAGCGAGGTTGCCAAGAGCATGGGCGGGGGAGGGCACCGCAACGCGGCGGGGTTCCGGGAGGGTAAGACCTTAAACCAAGTGTGCGAGGCTTTGGCAGCCAAGGTCGCGCAGCAGGGCGCCGATCTCGTCTATCAGGCGAAGATGCTTGAGCGCGTGCGCGATGGCCTGGTCTTCATGGACGAACTTGAGGACGAGGGCGACCGTGTCTATTTCGGCAGCAGCAACCACGCCGACCACTTCCGCGATCTAGACCGCGACATCCGCGCTTGGGATTTCGAGCGCGCCGTCGTTCCAGCGGAGGATCGCGACCTCTATGCAGAGATGCGGGCGCTGCGGGCTGAGAACGACCGGCTGCGCGAAATGCTCGAGAACCCGCCGAAGCATAGGTACTGGCGACCCGGTGAGCCTGACTGCCCGCCAGAACTGAAGGCCGGTAACGGCGAACTGCACACGCTGCGCTGCAAGGCCTGTGGGCAGGACAACCCGCGGGACCAGATATGCCGTGCTGGCTTGGGAGAGCAGTGA
- a CDS encoding virion core protein, T7 gp14 family, with translation MCGPAALPLVAAGMAAASAGVGALAANAQARFKAKIAERNADMEREAGQQELENTRQAALDHYRKVGQLKGAQRARAAAAGVGVDFGTAAGVVDDTEMLAREDVGRIYKQGAQNLRGHDIAASNYEGEASASRQAGTAALIKGGLDMGSSLLSGAKQYKDLKGPAGSGAKNMGTAYSFGNG, from the coding sequence ATGTGCGGTCCTGCAGCCCTTCCCCTTGTGGCGGCCGGCATGGCGGCGGCCAGCGCAGGCGTGGGCGCGTTGGCCGCCAATGCCCAGGCGCGCTTCAAGGCGAAGATCGCCGAGCGCAATGCCGACATGGAACGCGAGGCGGGCCAGCAGGAGCTGGAGAACACGCGGCAGGCGGCACTCGATCACTACCGCAAGGTAGGACAACTCAAGGGCGCGCAGCGCGCGCGGGCGGCCGCTGCCGGGGTTGGCGTCGACTTCGGCACCGCAGCGGGCGTCGTCGACGACACCGAGATGCTCGCCCGCGAGGACGTGGGGCGGATTTACAAGCAAGGTGCCCAGAACCTGCGCGGTCATGACATTGCTGCCTCGAACTACGAGGGTGAGGCCTCGGCATCGCGACAGGCCGGGACAGCGGCATTGATCAAGGGTGGCCTCGACATGGGTTCCTCGCTGCTTTCTGGGGCCAAACAGTACAAAGACCTGAAGGGTCCTGCTGGATCGGGGGCTAAGAACATGGGCACGGCCTACAGCTTCGGGAACGGCTGA
- a CDS encoding major capsid protein, with the protein MAILGNSYWDLISVLNAGGDGIGDVVEALTQLTPFMKDANVITCNKGAKHASSIRTGLPSVSWGALYQGIAQSKGAYTQVEDTTGFIEGMSAVDTRLLKLKPDQAAKLRLMEAGGFLEIIAQTLESAVFYSNVNINGKQFHGLAPRYNSLANNNVIDGAGSGSDNTSIWFVTHGDGQTSMLTPENIPAGVVREDKGEQRVTDANGDPYYVKEEIFTQHAGVTVKDWRFNARVANIDVSEVIAGNVGVNALMRKAYYKLQGRRSYKMEKPGEMSPGRTVIYMNSTMMEALDAESTATGSAVRLRPMEIQGEEVLTWRGMPIRETDALLNTETAVA; encoded by the coding sequence ATGGCCATTCTCGGCAACTCCTACTGGGACCTCATCAGTGTCCTGAATGCGGGCGGCGACGGCATCGGCGATGTTGTCGAGGCTCTGACGCAGCTCACGCCCTTCATGAAGGACGCGAACGTCATCACCTGTAACAAGGGTGCAAAGCACGCTTCGTCGATCCGCACCGGCCTGCCGTCGGTTTCGTGGGGTGCGCTCTACCAGGGCATCGCCCAGAGCAAGGGTGCCTATACCCAGGTCGAGGACACGACCGGCTTCATCGAAGGCATGTCGGCCGTCGACACGCGCCTCCTGAAGCTCAAGCCCGATCAGGCAGCCAAGCTGCGCCTCATGGAAGCCGGCGGCTTCCTTGAAATCATCGCGCAGACGCTGGAAAGCGCCGTGTTCTATTCGAACGTGAACATCAACGGCAAGCAGTTCCACGGCCTCGCGCCGCGTTACAACTCGCTGGCGAACAACAACGTCATCGACGGCGCTGGTTCGGGTTCGGACAACACCTCGATCTGGTTCGTCACCCATGGCGACGGCCAGACCTCGATGCTCACCCCGGAAAACATCCCGGCTGGCGTCGTACGCGAGGACAAGGGCGAGCAGCGTGTGACCGACGCGAATGGCGACCCCTATTACGTGAAGGAAGAAATCTTCACGCAGCACGCAGGCGTGACCGTCAAGGACTGGCGCTTCAATGCCCGCGTCGCCAACATCGACGTCTCGGAAGTCATTGCCGGTAACGTTGGCGTCAATGCACTGATGCGCAAGGCCTACTACAAGCTGCAGGGCCGCCGCTCCTACAAGATGGAAAAGCCCGGCGAGATGAGCCCCGGCCGTACCGTCATCTACATGAACAGCACGATGATGGAGGCGCTCGACGCGGAAAGCACCGCGACCGGTTCCGCCGTCCGCCTGCGTCCCATGGAGATCCAGGGCGAGGAAGTCCTCACCTGGCGTGGCATGCCGATCCGCGAGACCGACGCGCTGCTCAACACCGAAACGGCAGTGGCGTAA
- a CDS encoding N-acetylmuramidase domain-containing protein, which produces MDVRALQSRLGVVADGMFGPKSRAALIARLTNIAAPAVNSADLISFASRLHCSGKQLAAVAKVESAGGGFDDRGRPKILFERHLFHRQTGGRWSPSSFSQATGGRYSEDSWGKLLLACAKDPDAAFSSCSWGKFQVLGLHWSKLGYESPFALAVSTVESETAHYDLLSRYIEAFGLADELRALSTDPEDCRAFARRYNGPAYERFDYHKKLASAMR; this is translated from the coding sequence ATGGACGTTCGTGCCCTGCAGTCGAGACTTGGTGTTGTAGCCGATGGCATGTTCGGCCCTAAGAGCCGCGCCGCGCTGATCGCCCGCCTTACCAACATTGCCGCGCCGGCCGTGAACAGTGCGGATCTGATCAGCTTCGCATCCCGGCTCCACTGCTCCGGCAAGCAGCTCGCTGCCGTCGCCAAGGTCGAGAGCGCGGGCGGCGGATTCGACGATCGCGGACGGCCCAAGATACTGTTCGAGCGCCATCTGTTCCACAGACAGACCGGAGGCCGATGGTCGCCGTCATCCTTTAGCCAGGCTACGGGGGGCAGATATTCCGAGGACAGTTGGGGCAAACTCCTGCTCGCCTGCGCCAAAGACCCAGACGCGGCTTTTTCCTCGTGCTCGTGGGGCAAGTTCCAGGTGCTCGGCCTGCACTGGTCAAAGCTCGGCTATGAAAGCCCGTTCGCGCTGGCCGTGTCGACGGTGGAGAGCGAGACCGCGCACTATGATTTGCTCAGCCGGTACATCGAGGCCTTCGGTCTTGCCGACGAGTTGCGTGCCTTGAGCACCGATCCCGAGGACTGCCGCGCGTTCGCCCGTCGCTACAACGGCCCGGCCTACGAGCGGTTCGACTATCACAAGAAGCTGGCGAGTGCGATGCGATGA
- a CDS encoding Bbp16 family capsid cement protein, whose product MIFDNSLLLSDDQAITADAASTNVIDLGATGTPYGSSVALTRDIGIGGGVPLQVSVTEAFNNLTSLQVQVQTSPDNSTWTTIQGGKVVAAADLVAGYQFDVPYEFPEGTKARYVRLYYDVTGTAPTTGKITAGPVMARQTNNSYGGA is encoded by the coding sequence ATGATCTTCGATAACAGCCTTCTGCTCAGCGATGATCAGGCGATCACGGCCGATGCCGCGTCGACCAACGTCATCGATCTGGGCGCAACCGGCACCCCGTATGGCAGCAGCGTTGCCCTGACCCGCGACATCGGGATCGGCGGCGGCGTTCCGCTGCAGGTCAGCGTGACCGAGGCGTTCAACAACCTCACCTCGCTGCAGGTCCAGGTCCAGACGTCGCCCGATAACTCGACCTGGACCACCATCCAGGGCGGCAAGGTCGTCGCTGCTGCCGATCTCGTCGCAGGCTATCAGTTCGATGTGCCCTACGAGTTCCCCGAGGGAACCAAGGCGCGCTACGTTCGCCTGTATTACGACGTCACCGGCACCGCTCCGACCACCGGCAAGATCACTGCCGGCCCGGTCATGGCGCGCCAGACCAACAACTCCTACGGGGGTGCGTAA